From the Leguminivora glycinivorella isolate SPB_JAAS2020 chromosome 15, LegGlyc_1.1, whole genome shotgun sequence genome, one window contains:
- the LOC125233909 gene encoding uncharacterized protein LOC125233909, with translation MIVMLLSVVYCLLAARVSAAPASPNAPASPNTPAFSIGNIDHDLLSQSTLLHTANHDVTYLAVLFGEDNGIENKVVFYIESEIDKHGDRIDHGLYALTKDPQRSNLTVSTKLLDNPRDIAIASLKEAAYFAAKDGIYVYNRKKNSAEKFGSANDEVTSIAAENSTGVLYYVNKQHQLYKMTERGQKSTIVDEVKNAEQISVDYKGHLYYYTVDKKFYVYDGQNVKLVEGIPSNGKKISFLRTPMLVGDSGIVNVDGEYYTINGADASAHAPRAGSSSSVTSAVSMETGLVMYFAADRKIYELNLIEKVVQGVLEGLTRGLKRFVEKMRNSFNSLDF, from the coding sequence ATGATAGTGATGTTATTGAGTGTGGTGTATTGCCTGCTAGCAGCCCGCGTGTCGGCTGCACCCGCTAGCCCCAACGCACCGGCCAGCCCCAACACACCTGCCTTCAGTATAGGCAACATAGACCACGATCTCTTATCCCAGTCCACGCTTCTTCACACCGCGAACCACGACGTCACGTACCTCGCGGTTCTATTCGGAGAAGATAACGGAATAGAAAACAAAGTTGTCTTCTACATAGAGTCCGAGATCGACAAACATGGAGACAGAATCGACCACGGCTTATACGCGCTGACTAAAGACCCTCAACGTTCTAACTTAACGGTTTCAACTAAGCTATTGGATAACCCTAGGGACATCGCTATAGCCTCCTTAAAAGAAGCCGCGTATTTTGCCGCTAAAGACGGCATATACGTTTACAATAGGAAGAAAAACTCAGCAGAAAAATTCGGATCCGCCAATGACGAAGTTACTTCGATTGCAGCTGAAAATTCCACTGGCGTGTTGTACTATGTGAACAAGCAACATCAGCTCTACAAGATGACGGAAAGAGGACAGAAATCTACTATCGTCGACGAGGTTAAAAACGCGGAGCAGATTTCGGTCGATTATAAGGgacatctttattattacacagTTGACAAAAAGTTCTACGTGTACGACGGACAAAACGTGAAACTAGTTGAAGGCATCCCTAGTAATGGAAAGAAAATATCGTTCTTGAGGACTCCTATGTTGGTGGGAGACTCAGGTATAGTGAACGTTGACGGCGAATACTATACTATAAACGGAGCGGACGCATCTGCGCATGCACCGAGAGCCGGTAGCAGCTCCTCGGTCACAAGCGCAGTGTCAATGGAAACTGGTCTTGTCATGTATTTTGCCGCAGATAGAAAGATCTATGAGCTAAACCTTATAGAAAAAGTAGTTCAAGGCGTGCTGGAAGGACTGACTAGGGGACTTAAAAGATTCGTGGAGAAGATGCGAAATTCGTTTAATTCACTAGACTTTTGA